One part of the Truepera radiovictrix DSM 17093 genome encodes these proteins:
- a CDS encoding aspartate kinase has translation MSKIVVQKYGGTSVGDLDRIRKVASRVARAVEAGDKVAVTVSAMGRTTDALVSLAKEITARPDRRELDMLMATGEQQSIALLTMALHTLGVRARSFTGQQAGFLTDSASGGARILEVNPERLLAALEHDDVVVIAGFQGVDATGMITTLGRGGSDTTAVAVAAALGARECEIYTDTEGVYTTDPHLVPRASKLERIDYDEMLELASLGAKVLHPRSVWYARRYGVTIHVRSSFSYNPGTLVARFDKEAGVKTDRPVTGVALDRNHARIDLLGVPDTPGVAAKVFGALGAAGISADTIIQGVPGDGSRQQMAFTVNQDVVEDALEAVRPVLAEIGGEVRADRDIAKLSVVGIAVGSTPGVAATMFRAVAEVGANIEMIATSEVRISVVIEAAKAVEALHAVHRAFGLERDPDVLA, from the coding sequence ATGTCTAAAATCGTCGTGCAAAAGTATGGGGGCACCAGCGTAGGCGACCTCGACCGCATCCGCAAGGTCGCCTCGCGCGTCGCTCGCGCCGTCGAGGCGGGGGACAAGGTCGCGGTGACGGTCTCGGCGATGGGGCGCACCACCGACGCGCTCGTCTCGCTCGCCAAGGAGATCACCGCGCGCCCCGACCGGCGCGAACTCGATATGCTGATGGCGACCGGCGAGCAGCAGTCGATCGCGCTCCTTACGATGGCGCTCCACACGCTCGGGGTGCGCGCGCGCTCCTTTACGGGGCAGCAGGCGGGGTTTTTGACCGACAGCGCGAGCGGCGGCGCCCGCATCCTCGAGGTCAACCCGGAGCGGCTTCTTGCCGCGTTGGAGCACGACGACGTCGTCGTCATCGCCGGTTTTCAGGGGGTCGATGCGACGGGGATGATCACCACCTTGGGCCGCGGCGGCTCCGACACGACCGCCGTCGCCGTCGCCGCCGCTCTGGGCGCGCGCGAGTGCGAGATCTACACCGACACCGAAGGGGTCTACACCACCGACCCCCACCTCGTGCCGCGCGCCAGCAAGCTCGAGCGCATCGACTACGACGAGATGCTCGAGCTCGCCTCGCTGGGCGCCAAGGTGCTCCATCCGCGCAGCGTCTGGTACGCGCGGCGCTACGGCGTGACGATCCACGTGCGTTCGTCGTTTTCGTACAACCCGGGCACCTTGGTCGCTCGGTTTGACAAGGAGGCAGGTGTGAAGACAGACAGACCGGTGACCGGCGTCGCCCTCGACCGCAACCACGCGCGCATCGATCTCTTGGGGGTGCCCGACACGCCGGGGGTGGCCGCCAAGGTGTTTGGCGCTCTGGGGGCGGCGGGCATCAGCGCCGACACGATCATTCAGGGGGTACCCGGGGACGGGTCGCGGCAGCAGATGGCCTTTACGGTCAACCAAGACGTCGTCGAGGACGCCCTGGAGGCGGTGCGACCGGTGCTCGCCGAGATCGGTGGCGAGGTGCGAGCGGACCGCGACATCGCCAAGCTCTCGGTCGTCGGCATCGCCGTCGGGTCGACCCCGGGGGTCGCCGCCACGATGTTTCGCGCCGTCGCCGAGGTCGGTGCCAACATCGAGATGATCGCTACAAGTGAGGTGCGCATCTCGGTGGTGATCGAGGCCGCTAAGGCCGTCGAGGCGCTCCACGCGGTGCACCGCGCGTTCGGGCTCGAGCGCGACCCCGACGTGCTCGCCTGA
- a CDS encoding O-antigen ligase family protein — translation MPKALLEAVPPTLITFPENGFAEVLLPKLAVFVVLWGLGAWLCLKRWRSGQFRPLRSGSPLRAPYLWLALFLFGSTVVSFLNPSSLGLSLPLVSSRYESILFGLLESAWYALAVLAAGVFSSRALKPALPLHLLAAGALAAGLWALAEAYGVHPMRLFDDTARVGINVQATLGHQGYVAAFLAVVLVFWVTWRLLQNRLRPFDVLLVALLTAALVATGGRAGVLAAVLTLSALGVYWVRARGRSRYLLLLGAVMLIAGALPLLTSSHAQARLDRLGSAVQGRDPATSHRLIFWQVGLRGIAQRPLSGYGIDSFGNAAWFFASPEEAREMVTEFLPRETAETSLRIGRLVLYRGEDAGLVLQSLDPYRVHNYLLDIAFASGVPVALLFLGFVAASLRALWRERTPLALATALALLTYLLYGMAWFATPNVDPLVWGLLGLGLGSLEPRPAAPEHTGGS, via the coding sequence ATGCCCAAGGCCCTGCTCGAAGCGGTGCCGCCGACGCTCATCACGTTTCCTGAAAACGGCTTTGCCGAGGTGCTCCTCCCCAAACTCGCGGTGTTCGTCGTCCTCTGGGGGCTGGGGGCTTGGTTATGCCTTAAGCGCTGGCGCTCGGGGCAATTTCGGCCGCTGCGTTCGGGTTCGCCCCTACGGGCCCCTTACTTGTGGCTCGCCCTGTTTCTCTTCGGTTCGACGGTCGTCAGCTTTTTAAACCCCTCCTCGTTGGGGTTGTCGCTGCCGCTCGTCAGCAGCCGCTACGAGAGCATCCTCTTCGGGTTGCTCGAGAGCGCCTGGTACGCGCTCGCCGTGTTGGCGGCCGGGGTCTTTTCGAGCCGGGCGCTAAAGCCCGCGCTGCCGCTGCACCTGCTGGCCGCCGGGGCGCTCGCGGCGGGGCTCTGGGCGCTCGCGGAAGCCTACGGCGTTCACCCCATGCGCCTCTTTGACGACACCGCACGGGTCGGTATCAACGTGCAGGCGACTCTGGGGCATCAGGGTTACGTCGCGGCCTTTCTCGCGGTGGTGCTCGTGTTCTGGGTCACTTGGCGGCTGCTGCAAAACCGTCTGCGCCCCTTTGATGTGCTGCTCGTCGCCCTCCTGACCGCCGCGCTCGTCGCGACCGGCGGGCGCGCGGGGGTGCTCGCGGCCGTCCTGACGCTCTCGGCGCTCGGCGTCTACTGGGTGCGCGCGCGGGGGCGTTCGCGCTACCTGCTGCTGCTGGGCGCGGTGATGCTCATCGCCGGCGCCTTGCCGCTACTCACCTCCTCTCACGCCCAGGCGCGCCTCGACCGCCTCGGCAGCGCGGTGCAGGGACGAGACCCGGCGACGAGCCACCGCCTGATCTTCTGGCAGGTCGGGCTGCGGGGGATCGCGCAGCGCCCGCTTAGCGGCTACGGCATCGATAGCTTCGGCAACGCCGCCTGGTTTTTCGCCTCCCCCGAGGAGGCGCGTGAGATGGTCACCGAGTTTTTACCGCGCGAGACCGCCGAGACCTCGTTGCGGATCGGGCGCCTGGTCCTCTACCGCGGTGAGGACGCGGGGCTCGTGCTGCAGTCGCTCGACCCCTACCGGGTGCACAACTACCTGCTCGACATCGCCTTTGCGAGCGGCGTCCCCGTCGCGCTGCTGTTTTTGGGGTTTGTTGCCGCGTCGCTGCGCGCGCTGTGGCGCGAGCGCACCCCGCTCGCGCTCGCTACGGCGCTCGCGCTCCTGACCTATCTGCTCTACGGTATGGCGTGGTTTGCCACCCCCAACGTCGACCCGCTCGTGTGGGGGCTTTTGGGGTTGGGGTTGGGGAGCCTCGAGCCGCGCCCGGCTGCGCCCGAGCACACCGGCGGTTCATAA
- a CDS encoding Kelch repeat-containing protein yields the protein MSRSYVQSAAPIRARALAVGFALLLTACSQQAAHTPPEVPASPAATITWSPAAPAPIGRFEAQSAVVGDRLYVVGGYTDASIIPRDYSLHAYDPQTDTWTALPDAPRPLTHAGVTSDERYIYFAGGVVGATDPRVLAKFDAIAEVWRFDTVTETWSALPDLPQPRGAGALELVGRTLHFFGGTGTDRYSSVGDHWTLSLDDVERGGGVWQVAAPLPNPRNHLAAVVLDGKIYAIGGQHGHNETLVTQRDVHVWDPAQPDRWQQVASLPHGVSHAGNTALVYGGKIYLVGGEVVRFRSSDAVLVYDPAADRWSATTPFPSAEHSLLGGVIGDALIVTGGSDLSTRTLRGELSATP from the coding sequence ATGTCTAGGTCCTATGTTCAGTCCGCCGCCCCGATCCGTGCGCGCGCACTTGCCGTGGGTTTTGCGCTTTTGCTCACCGCGTGCAGCCAGCAAGCGGCCCACACCCCCCCCGAGGTGCCCGCTTCACCCGCCGCGACGATCACCTGGTCGCCAGCTGCCCCCGCGCCGATCGGGCGCTTCGAGGCGCAGAGCGCCGTCGTCGGCGACAGGCTCTACGTCGTAGGTGGGTACACCGACGCCTCGATCATTCCTCGCGACTATAGCCTCCACGCCTACGACCCGCAGACGGACACCTGGACGGCGCTGCCGGACGCGCCCCGCCCGCTCACGCACGCGGGCGTCACGAGCGACGAGCGCTACATCTACTTCGCTGGGGGGGTGGTCGGCGCTACGGATCCGCGCGTGCTCGCCAAGTTCGACGCCATTGCCGAGGTGTGGCGCTTTGACACCGTGACCGAGACCTGGTCGGCGCTGCCGGATCTGCCGCAGCCGCGCGGTGCGGGGGCGCTCGAGCTCGTCGGGCGCACGCTGCACTTTTTCGGCGGCACCGGCACCGACCGCTACAGCTCGGTCGGTGACCACTGGACGCTGTCGTTAGATGACGTCGAGCGGGGGGGCGGCGTGTGGCAGGTCGCGGCGCCCTTGCCGAACCCTCGCAACCACTTGGCAGCCGTTGTATTAGACGGCAAAATCTACGCCATCGGCGGTCAACACGGCCACAACGAAACGCTCGTGACCCAGCGCGACGTGCACGTGTGGGACCCCGCGCAGCCGGACCGCTGGCAGCAGGTCGCGAGCCTCCCTCATGGGGTAAGCCACGCCGGCAATACGGCGCTCGTGTACGGGGGTAAGATCTACCTCGTCGGGGGGGAGGTCGTGCGCTTTAGGTCGTCCGATGCGGTTCTCGTCTACGACCCTGCGGCCGACCGCTGGAGCGCGACGACGCCCTTTCCGAGCGCCGAGCACTCGCTTTTGGGGGGCGTGATCGGGGACGCGTTGATCGTCACGGGCGGCTCGGACTTAAGCACGCGCACCCTGCGCGGCGAGCTGAGCGCGACACCTTGA
- a CDS encoding SDR family NAD(P)-dependent oxidoreductase: MKTSKVVLVTGASSGIGQATATLLARKGYRVFGTSRDGKGPPGAPYAMRQLELSSATSVEYCVRSVLEAAGRIDVLFNNAGFGVVGAVEETSLEEAQAQLEVFLFGVHRTTRAVLPAMRAQRSGRIINMSSAASTLAIPFAGLYSAGKYAMAGFSEALRREVQGFGVWVSYLEATTIRTQAADEVRIAAQRIADYAPLRDRVIEDFRSAIRHGKDPERVARTVLRVIEAKRPKLVYRVDTASKLLPIAKALAPQRTWDALFGLYGRARGGVGGPRGASAPAPRGWEVEPS; the protein is encoded by the coding sequence ATGAAAACCTCCAAAGTCGTGCTGGTGACGGGGGCGTCGTCGGGGATCGGGCAGGCGACGGCGACGCTTTTGGCGCGCAAAGGGTACCGCGTGTTCGGGACGAGCCGCGACGGCAAGGGGCCGCCGGGCGCCCCGTACGCCATGCGGCAGCTCGAGCTGTCGTCGGCCACGTCCGTCGAGTACTGCGTCAGGAGCGTTTTGGAGGCGGCGGGGCGGATCGACGTGCTCTTTAACAACGCCGGTTTCGGCGTCGTCGGGGCGGTCGAGGAGACGAGCCTTGAGGAGGCGCAGGCGCAGCTCGAGGTCTTTCTCTTCGGGGTGCACCGGACCACGAGGGCGGTGCTGCCCGCTATGCGCGCGCAGCGCTCGGGGCGGATCATCAACATGAGTTCGGCGGCGTCGACGTTGGCCATCCCCTTTGCGGGGCTCTACTCGGCGGGCAAGTACGCCATGGCGGGTTTTAGCGAGGCGCTGCGGCGCGAGGTGCAGGGCTTTGGCGTCTGGGTCTCCTACCTCGAGGCGACCACCATCCGCACCCAAGCCGCCGACGAGGTGCGGATCGCCGCGCAGCGGATCGCGGACTACGCCCCGCTGCGCGACCGGGTGATCGAAGACTTCCGGAGCGCGATTCGCCACGGCAAAGACCCCGAGCGCGTCGCGCGCACCGTGTTGAGGGTCATCGAGGCTAAACGGCCAAAGCTCGTCTACCGCGTCGATACCGCCTCGAAACTGCTGCCTATCGCCAAAGCGCTCGCCCCCCAACGCACGTGGGACGCGCTCTTCGGGCTTTACGGGCGGGCGCGGGGTGGGGTGGGTGGCCCTCGCGGGGCGTCCGCGCCCGCGCCGCGAGGGTGGGAGGTGGAGCCGTCGTGA
- a CDS encoding CHRD domain-containing protein yields the protein MNTRWLALAALGAVLAACGREPVTPEPTPTTVADVLEAEGFSTLLEAVSAAGLGDTLAGEGPFTVFAPTDAAFAALPEGVLAGLLADPDALGEVLSYHVLGAEVRAEALAGAGDSFQTTVQGAPIGVTIGDDGGVALNAVATVTQTDLEADNGVVHAIDAVLLPPASDFSAELSSDNVVVPPDVGYEAVDSDATGSVTATLDVSAETPTLSLTGEFSGLSSPLLATGESPAHLSGPATAAENAPVLFPLSVSGDAQEEPATLSGEFELTPETFGYVVSGLTYVNVLSETYTAGELRGQLLPVAARPIGQTTFAAELSSDNVVLTDDLPYDSVDSDGTGTVTLTLDPQTLTLTAEGTFEGLSSAPLPIGEGPEATPVHIHEAPAGENGPIAFPLTLESGDEPTSGTISGEATLTEEQVATLLSEGFYVNLHTETYPGGELRGQIVPLEVNLPDEGL from the coding sequence ATGAACACACGATGGTTGGCGCTCGCCGCGCTCGGCGCGGTGCTCGCAGCTTGTGGCCGCGAACCGGTCACGCCCGAGCCGACCCCCACGACGGTCGCTGACGTGCTCGAGGCGGAGGGCTTCTCGACCCTGCTCGAGGCCGTCAGCGCCGCTGGGCTCGGCGACACCCTCGCCGGTGAGGGGCCCTTTACGGTTTTCGCCCCTACCGACGCGGCTTTTGCCGCGCTGCCCGAGGGGGTGCTGGCGGGACTGCTCGCCGACCCCGACGCGCTTGGCGAGGTGCTGAGCTACCACGTGCTGGGGGCTGAAGTTCGCGCCGAAGCCCTTGCGGGGGCTGGCGACAGCTTTCAGACCACGGTGCAGGGTGCGCCCATCGGGGTGACGATCGGCGATGACGGGGGCGTCGCGCTGAACGCGGTCGCCACCGTGACGCAGACCGACCTGGAGGCGGACAACGGCGTCGTTCACGCCATCGACGCGGTGCTCTTGCCACCGGCGAGCGACTTTTCCGCAGAGCTAAGTAGCGACAACGTCGTGGTCCCCCCCGATGTCGGCTACGAGGCCGTCGACAGCGACGCGACCGGTTCGGTGACCGCCACGCTCGACGTGAGCGCCGAGACCCCCACGCTCTCACTGACGGGCGAGTTCTCGGGGCTGAGCAGCCCGCTCTTGGCGACCGGGGAGAGCCCGGCGCACCTGAGTGGCCCCGCTACCGCGGCGGAAAACGCCCCCGTCCTCTTCCCCTTGAGCGTGAGCGGCGACGCGCAGGAGGAGCCCGCGACGCTCAGCGGGGAGTTCGAGCTCACCCCCGAGACCTTCGGGTACGTCGTCAGCGGTTTAACCTACGTCAACGTGTTGAGTGAGACCTACACCGCCGGGGAGCTCCGCGGCCAACTGCTCCCCGTAGCGGCGCGGCCCATCGGGCAGACGACGTTCGCCGCCGAACTCAGCAGCGACAACGTGGTGCTCACCGACGACCTGCCTTATGACAGCGTCGACAGCGACGGTACGGGTACGGTCACCTTGACGCTCGACCCGCAGACGCTCACCCTCACGGCCGAGGGGACTTTCGAGGGCCTAAGCAGTGCGCCGCTCCCCATCGGTGAGGGCCCCGAGGCGACGCCCGTACACATCCACGAGGCGCCCGCCGGTGAAAACGGCCCCATCGCCTTCCCCCTCACCCTCGAGTCCGGCGACGAACCGACGAGCGGCACCATCTCCGGCGAAGCGACCCTGACCGAGGAGCAGGTCGCGACGCTTTTGAGCGAAGGCTTTTACGTCAACCTCCACACCGAGACCTATCCCGGCGGCGAGCTGCGCGGCCAGATCGTGCCTCTAGAGGTGAATTTGCCGGACGAAGGGTTGTAA